From Mucilaginibacter gotjawali:
TGAAGCCTTTCGGAGGGATCAAGCTTGTTGAATCAGCGTTGAGCGAACATGGTATGAAAATTTCTCCTAAGGTTCATGAAATTTTCAACTACGCTAAAAATCACAACGAATCAGTATTTAAAGCCTATGACAGCGAGATCCGTGCTTTCCGCTCACACCACGTTTTAACCGGCCTGCCCGACAACTATGCACGTGGCCGCATTATCGGCGACTTCCGCAGGATGGCTTTATATGGCGTTGACCAATTGATCAACTTTAAGAAAGCCGACCTGCAAAGGGTTGACGGCGAAATGACCGACCATAAAGTTCGTTTACGTGAGGAGATCAGCGAACAGATCAATGCCTTAAAAGCAATGGTGGAAATGGCCGCCGCTTATGGCTTTGATTTAAAAAAGCCGGCAGAAAATGCAGCTGAAGCCGTTCAGTGGTTGTATTTTGCTTACCTGTCTGCAGTTAAAGAGCAGGACGGTGCTGCCATGTCATTGGGTAACGTGGCCTCTTTCCTTGATATTTTTATTGAAAGGGATATAAAGGCAGGTGTATTGAATGAAGAAGGCGCACAGGAACTGATCGACCAGTTTGTAATGAAATTACGCGTGATCCGCCACTTACGCCCGGCTTCGTATGACGAGATCTTCGGCGGCGATCCTACCTGGGTAACCGAAGCCTTAGGCGGTTTCTTAAACGACGGCCGTACCAAGGTTACCCGTACTACTTTCCGTTTTTTACAAACGCTGTATAATTTAGGGGCATCTCCTGAGCCAAACTTAACTGTACTATGGTCTGATAACCTGCCAGAAGGCTTTAAAGAGTTCTGCGCAAAGGTTTCTATTGATACCTCTTCAATCCAGTACGAAAATGACGACCTGATGCGTACCACCAGGGGTAGCGATGATTACGGAATTGCCTGCTGCGTTTCGTACCAGAAAGTGGGTAAATCCATCCAGCACTTTGGTGCAAGGGCCAACCTGCCAAAAGTTTTATTGCTGGCATTAAACGGCGGCCGCGAAGAACAGGAAGGAGTGAAAGTTTTAAAAGAGATTCCTGAACTGCCTGAAGGTGTTTTGGATTACGACCTGGTACTTGATGTGTTTAAACGCAGTTTATCGGACCTGGCCAGGGTATATGCCAAAGCCATGTATATTATCCATTATATGCATGATAAGTACTACTACGAACGCGCCCAGATGGCGCTGATAGATACTGACCCGCATGTGGATATCGCCTACGGCGCAGCCGGGATCTCTATTATTGCCGACTCATTGGCGGCCATTAAATACGCCAGGGTAACACCGGTTAGAAACGAAAAGGGCCTGACTGTTGAATTTAAAATAGAAGGGGAATATCCTCAATACGGTAATGATGATGATCGCGTTGACAATATAGCTGTAGAAATAACTAAGTTTTTTGTTACTGAACTTCGCAAGCATGTGGCTTATAAAAATGCTACGCCTACTTTGTCATTACTTACCATCACTTCAAATGTAATGTATGGTACCAATACCGGCGCCACACCTGACGGAAGGAAAAAAGGGGAAGCTTTTGCACCCGGGGCCAACCCCATGCACGGGCGTGACAGCAGCGGCGCTATAGCCTCCTTAAATTCTGTTTGTAAACTGGATTATAACGATGTACAGGATGGTATTTCAAATACCTTTACCATGGTGCCAAAATCATTGGGTTACACACCGGAAGAACAGGTAACCAACCTGGTGAACACGTTGAACGGGTACTTTAAACAAGGTGGTTTCCATTTGAATGTGAATATTTTGAACAGGGAAACCCTGCTCGACGCCTATGATCACCCCGAAAATTACCCGCAGTTAACCATCCGCGTTTCCGGATACGCTGTGAATTTTGTAAGGCTTTCAAAAGAACACCAGATGGAAGTAATTACCCGTACTTTCCATGAATGTATGTAGTTGCTAAATTAAAATGTATATTTATAGGAGCCGGGCTGCAAAACAGCCCGGCTTTTTTTAAGCAAAAGGATAACTTATGATATATTTCCCTTTACAGGATATTGAAGCTGCGAAATTAAATATTGATGACCCGGATCATCTGCGGATCCATTCGCTGGAAACATTCGGCACGCATGACGGCCCCGGCGTAAGGATGGTGGTTTTTGTACAGGGCTGCCAGTTTCGCTGCGTGTATTGCCATAACCCCGATTCGATTGACGTTAAAGGCGGTATGCTGGTTGAAATAAGCGAACTGGTAAAGCGGGCCGTACAGCAAAAAAATTACTTTGGCGCCGAAGGCGGCGTCACCGTTTCGGGCGGCGAGCCTTTGCTGCAGAGAAGTAAACTCATCACATTTTTTAAACTGCTGCATGAACAGGGCATCAATACCTGCCTGGATAGCAATGGCAGGCTGAACAATGCCGAAGTGCACGAACTGCTGGAATATACCGATATATTATTGCTGGATGTGAAGCACATCAACGATGAATGGCACCATAAACTAACCGGTTTATCCAACAAAACCACGCTTGAACTGGCCGCTTACCGCGAGTCGACCGGGCGGCCGATGTGGCTGCGTTACGTATTGGTTCCGGGATGGACGGACCAGCCGGAATATATTGAAGAGTGGTGCCGCCATTTTACCAATTACAAAACCGTTGAGCGGGTTGAAATAATAAGCTTTCACCAGATGGGACGCCATAAATGGGATAGCATGGGGATGATCTATCCGCTCATCGACACCCCGGTGCCCACCCGCGAGCAAAGGCACCAGGTAAAGGCGATTTTTAAAAAATACTTTAAGAATATAGCGCTCAAATAGTTTCCCGAGGGCAATCGCTTTTTAAATAAAGCAACCGGGAGGAGGCTCCCCTGGAGCCATACTTTTCAATTTTATTTTTCTATAAACACGGGACTCCTACGGAGTCTGACAGGCACGTTAACATTAGCTCCGGAGGAGCGGCCTGTTTATAGAAAAATCGAATTTGTTTTTAAGGCTCCAAAGGAGCCTCCTCTTTAAAAGCGATAGCCCTGGTAGTTTCCCGGTAGGTCGAAATTTAGTCAGCTCGGGAAGTGCAATATTTCGGACAGAGTAATCCACAAAACAATCATTTTTCCACAAAGCGGTTATAAACGGCTTAACGCATTAACTTTACCGTTTGGTTGGGGGCGAAGTTGGAGTGATTGTAATTGTTTAAAAGGTAAACAATTACGACCCTTACAACTTTTACAACCCTTTTAACTAAACAGAAAATTGGCAAAGGAAACCGGGAAAGAAACACCCTTAATGCAGCAGTACAACCAGGTAAAGGCCAAATATCCTGGCGCCTTATTGCTTTTTCGCGTGGGTGATTTTTATGAAACCTTTGGCGAGGATGCGATAAAAACAGCGGGAATATTAGGGATTGTGCTTACCCGAAGGGCAAATGGGGCTGCTACGCATATCGAGCTGGCGGGTTTTCCGCACCATTCCCTGGATACTTATTTACCAAAATTGGTTAGGGCAGGGCAGCGGGTGGCGATCTGCGACCAGCTGGAAGACCCCAAGGCTACCAAAACTATTGTAAAGCGCGGGGTGACGGAACTGGTTACACCGGGTGTAGCCATCAACGACAATATTCTTCACCAAAAAAGCAACAACTACCTGGCATCGCTGCATTTTGATAAAAACAGCATCGGGGTAGCGTTTATAGATATCAGCACCGGGGAATTTTTAACAGCGCAGGGCAGCAGCAGCTATATTGATAAACTGCTGCAAAGTTATTCGCCAAGCGAGGTGATCTATACCAAAAGCCGCCGGCATGATTTTAAAGAACTGTTTGGCGACCGCTTTTATACTTACACCCTTGATGAATGGCCCTACAGCGGCGATTACGCCAATGAGGTGCTGCTGAAACACTTTGGAGTAAAATCATTAAAAGGTTTCGGGATCGATAAGCTGAGCCTGGGCATCGTAGCCGCGGGCGTGGCGCTGCATTACCTTAATGAGACCGAACACCGCAACCTGCAGCATATTTCGGCCATCAGCAGGATAGAGGAGGACCGCTACCTCTGGCTCGACCGTTACAGTGTGCGTAACCTGGAACTGGTGGGCTCGGCTAATGAAAATGCGCATACCCTGGTAGAAGTGCTTGATCAAACCTGCTCGCCGATGGGCGCACGTTTGCTGAGGCGCTGGATCGTGATGCCGTTAAAGGAGATCAAACCGATCAACGACAGGCTGAATGTGGTGGAATTCCTGATTGAACAGGAAGAATTACGTGAAAGCCTGAAACAAAATATCCGCCTGATAGGCGATTTGGAGCGATTGATCTCAAAAATTGGCCTGCTGAAGGCCAACCCCCGCGAGGTTTGCCAGCTGAAAAAAGCGCTGAATGCCATTGGCCTGATCAAAAAGCAGGGCGAAACATCGCCAAGCCTGCCTTTGCAGGCCATCAGCGCGCAGCTTAATCCCTGCACGCTGATTTGCGAAAAGATTGAAAAAGAGCTGAGCGCCGAACCACCTGTGATGCTGGTAAAAGGTGGCGTAATGAACGAAGGGATAAATGAAGAGCTTGACCGCCTGCGGAAGATCGCTTTTGGGGGCAAAGGATATTTACTGGAGATCCAGAAGCGGGAGGCGGAAACAACCGGCATCCCCTCTTTAAAAGTATCCTTCAACAATGTGTTTGGGTATTATTTGGAAGTTACTCATAGTCATCGGGATAAGGTGCCTTCAGAATGGATCCGGAAGCAAACTTTGGTGAATGCCGAACGCTATATTACTCCTGAATTAAAAGAATACGAAGAGCAGATATTAGGCGCCGAAGAAAAGATCCTGGCATTGGAAACAAAACTCTATAATGATTTGGTGTATTCGCTGGCTGAGTATATTAAACCAATACAATTGAACGCTCAATTGATTGCCAGGCTGGATGTATTGTTGAATTTTGGCACCATCGCCATCAAAAATTATTACGTAAAACCGGAAGTAAACGACAGCCGCTTAATTGACATCAAAGGCGGGCGGCACCCGGTGATTGAAAAAACACTACCCCTGGGCGAAGAGTATATCACCAATGATGTTTACCTCGACTCGGAAACACAGCAGATCATTATCATCACAGGGCCCAATATGGCCGGTAAATCGGCTTTGCTGCGGCAAACCGGGCTCATTGTACTGATGGCCCAGATGGGGTGCTTTGTGCCTGCCAAAGCGGCCTCTATAGGGCTGGTGGACAAGATCTTTACCCGTGTGGGGGCATCGGATAACTTGTCGTCGGGTGAATCTACCTTTATGGTGGAGATGAATGAAACAGCAAGTATCCTCAATAACTTGTCTGACAGGAGCTTGATCCTGCTGGATGAGATAGGGAGGGGCACAAGCACTTATGACGGGATCTCCATCGCATGGTCAATTGCCGAATTTTTGCATAACCAGCCGCAAGCCCGGGCCAAAACACTGTTTGCCACTCACTACCATGAGTTGAACGAACTGAGCAATAGCTTCAGTCGCATCAAAAATTTCAATGTATCGGTAAAAGAGATCGGCCACCAGATCATCTTCCTGCGCAAGCTGGTGCCCGGCGGCAGCGAACATAGTTTCGGGATCCATGTGGCCAAACTGGCCGGGATGCCGCAAAAAGTATTGAGCCGCGCCAACGAGATCCTCAAAAAACTGGAAGCCGAGCGGACAGGGGGGGAGCACATTAAAGAAAGTATCCGCAAAGTGCAGAAACAGGCCGTACAGATGCAGATGTTCTCCATAGATGACCCCGTTTTAGTTAAAATTCGTGATACGCTAAATAACCTTGATGTAAATACCTTAACGCCGGTTGAAGCCCTGATGAAGCTGGATGAGATACAAAGGGTGATTAAAGGGTAAGAGGATTTACGATTTTAGAATTACGATTTTTTATTTCGGAATTCGGAATTTCGATTTCGGAATTAAAAACTGGATTAAGGATTCTTTCACCGCTTTCTTTCGGACTTTACCGACTTTACTGACTTCCGGACTTCCTCTCATGTTAACATGTTAAAAACCTTTATGTAACCTTTTGGGGTGTTTAGCCGTATTTTTAGGCGGATGAAAAAAACGCTTTACCTTTTTTGCATTTTGCTGGCTTTTACTGCGGTATTGACCTCTTGTCATTCGCGCAGGGCAGCTATGCGCGGCGAACCGGGCGAGGTGGTAAAGCCGCAGCTTAGCGTTGCTGAAAAATATTCGGCGATAATGGGGGTGGAGAAAAGTGATATCCAAAACGGCAGGCTTTATGAATTTATTGACGATTGGATGGGCACGCCTTACCATTTCGGAGGGCAGGATAAAAGCGGTGTTGATTGTTCGGGCCTGGCGCAATTGCTTGAATCGCAGGTTTTTGGTGTGGAGATCCCGCGCTCAACCGGCGAACAGATCAATGTTATTAAACGCAAGTATGAAGAAGAACTGGTTGAAGGCGACCTGATATTTTTTGATTACGACGGCAAAAAATTCAGCCATGTGGGCGTTTACCTGCAGAACGGCTATTTTGTTCATGCCAGCTCAACAAAAGGGGTAACCATCACCCGGTTGCATGATCCTTATACCTATAAATATTTTTCGCGCTGCGGCTCTGTCATTGCGCAGGACCCAAATTCAGCGCCGGGTAAATAATCAGGCATAATTTTGTTAACTTTGCCTCATCATGGCAGACGAAAAAGACAAATACAGTTTCTGGACAAAATATAAACGTTTCGCAGGTAACGAAATTCTGCTCTATGTGATTATGATCATAGGCATCATCCTCGGCCTCATCATTTTCAGCAAATAGTTGCTGCGGCAATTTTAACTTTTTACCAAACTAACGGTATATTCATCTGCATCCACCACATCCTGGAAAAAGTCGACCAGGTCCTGATACGTTTCTTTGCTATACGTGCCGTCAAATAACTGGAATTTACGCCTGTAGGTAAGCTGGTTACCTTTAAGTTCCATCGTGGCGGTAAATTTTCCAAACGGTTTGTCAAGCTTTACATTTAAGGGTTCTTTCTCCAGGTGGTAACCGGGCGGGATCGTGTAGGTTATGTCGTCAAGATCTGTATATCCGCGATTAATACAAACGTCATTCATTCGGTTGGGTACCTGCCTTGGCGGCTCTTCTATCCGGTTAACAGAATTGATCATAAAAAAGCATTTGCCATCGGTTAGGGAGGCGTAATCCCGTGCGCTAAGCTTAATACTCTCGGTTGTAAAAGGCCTAAAGCTTTTATCCTGTTTTAAATCAAGGCCAAGGATATCCATGTTATTTATCGGGTAGATCTTTTGGATTATTTTATACTGCTCCTTTACGGGCTCATTAACGATTTCATCCCGGTTATCATAATTGGCCCCGTAAAAAGTGGTGGTCATCGCTCCGGATAACCCGCCATCACCATTGATTACAAAGTCAGCTTTGCGCTTTTCCAGGTCGTCATCTACGGAGTACTTTGGGGTGTGCAGCAGTTTGCCGCCTTCGGGGGTACAGGCTAAAACATTGCGGTCGTCGGTAAAATCCCCCAGGTATCCAAAAGGTATGGTTTGGCTGGTGCAATCGGCCCATGTGGTATCGTTTTTAAACGGGATACATAAAATAATATGATCTCCCTGGTCCATACTGGCAAAATCATTCAATAAATTCACTTTGTACCTTCTGCCTGATTTTACAACACAATACCATGAGTCGATATTCACGGCCTTCAGCAAAGCCTGGGTATAATTTACCAGCGCTTTGCAGTCACCATAGTTTTGCTGATCTACATCTGAAGCCAAAAAAGGCTGATTTCCCCCAATCCCCACCTGTACGCTTACATAGTGGGTTTTACCCTGCATGAATTCATAAATTTTTTTTGCTTTTAATTTGGGGTCAGCGATGTCTTTGGTTAATTCCTGCACATGTTCTTTCGTGCCTGCAGGCAGTTCAGTGCGGCTGGCCAGCAGTTTATCATATTCCCATTTGCCCAGCGTTTTCCAATCTGTGAATGAACCGTCCAGCCCATAATACCTGAATTTTTCGGGCGCCACCTGCACGTAAGGAATTACATTTTTATAATATGGGCTAAAAGGCTCGGTTTTAGCGGCTTTTAAATTACTCACGCTCCAGCTATACGTATTAGTTTCCGCTTTTTTCTCAATCTTTATCAAATTATTGTGGAAGTTATTTTCTTTATACCTGATGTTAAAACCTTTGTCGCAGGTGAATGTAAATGAACTTTTCTGAACAGCAATACCATAGCCCGGTACCGGTTCCCATTGGGGAAAAGCAAGGGATTGTTTTAATTTCATTTCGTATTCATACACAACGGTGTATGGATACTGGCTGACGGCCGGCTTGTAATATTTAATTTTATCATCAAGAAAGAGTGAAAAGCCATCCCAGGCGCTTTGTTTTTCAAAATCGCCTTCAGAAAACTTATTAATCGGCTTCCCAAACTCATTTAATATCATGCCTTTAACCGATTTAATGACCCTGCTTTTGTCGTATTCAAGGACAATTTCTGCATCTTCGTCGCCATTTTTATTTAAAACTGTTATGGCCGATTTCACCTGCACAATGGTATTATCCAGGCTCTCTACCCTGACACTCAATTGCTGATCCCTGATCACTGTACTAGCATGGGCAAGCAGCTCCTTTGGGATCAGGCTTGCATCATAATTATCCTGGGCGCCGGCGTATAAAAAACCTGTCAGCAGGCATATCATAAGTAATACAGGTTTCATGATTTTTTCTTAAATAAAATTTCTGCTTTTTCTGACTGGATAATCTTGTTGTAAAATTCTTTAAGGTATGGATATTCATTCACGTCGTAAACGGGTTTATTAAATTGGATGATATGTGAAAATGTAAAAGAGTGATCACCAGGCTCGTAATTCGTAATAAACTTACCCCCGTTGCCTGGCATGGCTATACCCGTTACGGGCGGCGGCGTTGCCACCGTATATTGTTCAGGCAGATGTATGGTTAATGTTAACCTTTCGTCAGAGGGCATACCCATGTCAACCGGGTAGGTTCGCTCAGCCAGTTTGAAAGGGTTAACATCTATTTTATTCCAAAAAAACGGGTTGAATGCCAGGTCATTTGCGCCGGTAGCCTTATTAAACAAGTCGATTTCAAGGTCATATTTTTCAATAAGCGGCTTGTCCAGGCTGTCAACGTCGGTGATCTCGGCTTTAAGCACTTTTATTTTTGAAGATTTGCTCTTGAAATCGTCAATATAATCAGCTGTTGAGTTGAATTTATTGATGGCTGATCTTTTTTCATAGGCATCGTACCCGGTTGAATAGATAATAGCTGTTCCCTTTAATTTACCATCTTCACCCAAAGTAAAATCAAGCGTGCGCGTGCTCTTTTCTTTCTGTTGCAAATTTAAATCCATCCATTCCGAAGGCCCATCCATACTAAAAACCCGGCCGCGGCCATTTAAGCAGCGCATGGGCAGCATACCAAAGGGTAGCAAAGGGTCGGTGGCATCCAGCAGGTAGGTTTGGTTATTTATGTCGACACGTGCTATTAAATAGTCAAAATCATTAACAACCGGGTAAAGAGAATTTACTTTGCCATGCTCGCGGGTTGATATTAATACGGCTTTTGCGTTAAAGCCTGCGGCGTTTAGCGCATTGATGAGCGAGAAATTAATATCTGCATCGTTGCCGGTATGTTTGTCAATAGCGGTTGCGATGCCTTCATCGCTATATTTTCCCCGCCGCCCGTTGTACTTAAAAAGCTGTTTTACATAGCTGTATATTGCTTTTGCTTTTTCAAGGTCATCAGTTTTGCCAATAGTTACGGGCACCAAACGATCTTTAAACAAGGCGGTCTTTTTCAACTGCGATCCAAAATACAAGTACTTTTTAAGGCCCAGATCCACATCCTTCCATTCTTTATTCACGTTTACCTTTACAAACGTGTAGGGGTTGGTTTCTTCAGCCAGTTCGAAGTTTATCGTCGAGAAAAAGTCCCTGGCAGAAGTCATATAGTCTTCCTTTATAAAAGCAGGCACATCACTCATTCCAAAAATAAGTTTCGAACAATCAACGCTTGTACTTACCCTGCCATCGCCGCTCCCGCCCCCATCTACAGAAAAACAGTTTCGTTCTACAGATGAAGTGTTTTTTGCCAGCTTTAACCCGCCCTTTAGCGAAACATTGTACCGCCAGTAAGCCGGAATGTGCGCTTCAAATTCCGAATATATTTTGGGGATAAAATCCTGGAACTGCCATGGATGAAAATTTTCAAGGTATGGCGAAAACATGCGGTACCGGTATTCAATAACACAACCATTTTTCATTGCCGGCATTGCAAATTTATATACCATTACATTTTTGTTTTCTTTTTCAGCATATACCTTGTTTTTTTCAAGCTCGGCTTTCTGTGTTGCTCCATTGTTATCGGTATAATAAGTAACGCCTGTTAATTCCTCAATGGTTTCGTAGGAATCGGCGTCCTCGTTATAATTGTATACCGGCAGCTCCACCGTGCCACTGTCAAATCCTTTGTTATCAAATATTTTTATCTTAACATGGTACTCAAAAACCAGTTTTATTCGTTCCCCGGTAACCACTTCAATGCTTGCCAGGCCATGTTCCCGTAGTACAACTGCATGCGCCGAAGTATCTTTCGGATACGATTTCATATCCATTTCTTCATCCGAAATGGCTCCGTATGGAAAATCCTGCGCTTTTAAAAGGTTGTTTAAGCAAAGCAGGGCAAAAAGGATAAGTAAGTTTTTTTTCATGACAGTAAAGGTTTATTTCTTCTTGAATACCATTTCTGCTTTTTCTGACTGGATGATATTGTTATACAATTCTTTCAGGTAGGGGTATTCCTGCGAACTGTAAATAGATTTATTGAGCTGGATAATATGCGAAAAAGTAAATGTATTGTCGTCTGAGGCCTGGAAGTCCGTTAAAAACCGACCACCGTTATTGGGCAACGCAATCCCTACGGCTTTTGGCGGATTATCCACAACATATTGTGCCGGTAAGTGCATAAGTAAAGTAGTCCTGTAATCGCCGGGCATTCCCCTGTCAACCGGGTACGAGCGTTCGGTAAGTTTATAGGGATTGGTTGTCATCCGGTCTAAGAAAAATGGATTAAAGGTTAAACTGCCAGCGCCCATCTTGTTATAAATATTGATCTCCACCTCGTATTTTTCCACAACCGGCTTATCTAAACTATCCAGGTTAGTGATCTCGGACTTAAGTATTTTTAATTTGGGGAATTTGCCTGCAATATCTTCAACATATTCATCTGTTGTATTAAATTTTTTAATAGCCACTCTTTTTTTATAGGCTTCATAACCTATCGAATAATTTGTAATAGTGCCTTTAATTTTGCCGTCATCCTGCAAAGTAAGATCCATCATGCTGGTGCTGGTTTCTTTTTGCGGGAGGTTTAAATCTATCCAGTAGGAGGGTTTATCCAGGCTAAAAACGCGCCCCCTGTCATTCAGGCATTTTAAAGGTAACATACCGAAGGGCATCAAAGGATCGGTGGCATCAAGCAGATAGCTTTTATCGCCAATGTTTGCTTTGGCAATAATATAATTAAATTTGTTTACAGCCGGGTAAAGGTCATTCAGCAAACCATTATCGCGTGTGGATAGCAATACAGCTTCGGTGTTTATGCCGGCGCCATTCAGCGCGATGATCAAAGACATATTGATATCACCAACACTCCCGGTATGTGATTCGAAAGCTTTTTTAACGCCATCGCTTCCATTGCCGATATATTCATTCCATTTATACCATTTTTGCAAATACGCATAAATTGCTTTTGCTTTTTCCAGATCGTCCGTCTTGCCGGCATAGACGGGTAAAATCCTGTCTTTAAGCAAATCTTTGTGCTTTAGCTGCCCGCCAAAAGCAAAGCTGGATTTCAAGAGATAATCAATATCCTTCCATTCTTTTGTCTCTTTAACCACAGTGCCCGTGTAGGGGTTGGTAAATTCCACTAGGTCAAACGAAAGTTCTGAAAGATAATTCTTTGGCGACGTCATATCGTCCTCTTCAATAAAAGCCGGAATATCGCTCATCGCATAAATAATATCCGAACAATCGCTGGCTGCCCCGTGGGTTGAAAAACAGCCCGTTAAAACTGAAGAAGTGTTTTTTGTGAGTTTTAAAAAGCCCCTTAACGACGCATTATAATTAAAGTGACCGGGTATAACTGCTTCGAATTCGGAATAAACCTTCGGTATATCACTTTGAAATGCCCAGGGATGAAATTCATAAAGATGAATCCCTATCGGCGAAACCAATCGGTAGGTATACTCAATTACACAGCCATCCACTAATGCGGGCAGGGTAAATTTAAAGGTGCTTTGGTATTTATCATCCCTTGATGTATAAACTTTTTTGGGATCAAACTCGGCTTTTTGTATGCTGCCATCGCTGCCTGCAAAATAAGTGGTACCCGTTACTTTTTCAACTTCATCAGAATTTTCATCGTTGTTTTGGAGGGAGACCATCTTTGTAGCTTCGTCGAATCCTTTATTGTCAAAAATTTTTATTTTAACATGGTACTCAAACATTATTTTAAGGTTATCATCATTTGCCACAACAATCTGCGCTTTGCCGTATTCGCGCAAAACCACGGCGTGCGCCGAGGTATCTTTGGCGTACTTTTTCATGTTAAGCTCATCGGTTGAAATCTGGCCGTAAGGGAAATCCTGCGC
This genomic window contains:
- a CDS encoding transglutaminase domain-containing protein, whose product is MKKNLLILFALLCLNNLLKAQDFPYGAISDEEMDMKSYPKDTSAHAVVLREHGLASIEVVTGERIKLVFEYHVKIKIFDNKGFDSGTVELPVYNYNEDADSYETIEELTGVTYYTDNNGATQKAELEKNKVYAEKENKNVMVYKFAMPAMKNGCVIEYRYRMFSPYLENFHPWQFQDFIPKIYSEFEAHIPAYWRYNVSLKGGLKLAKNTSSVERNCFSVDGGGSGDGRVSTSVDCSKLIFGMSDVPAFIKEDYMTSARDFFSTINFELAEETNPYTFVKVNVNKEWKDVDLGLKKYLYFGSQLKKTALFKDRLVPVTIGKTDDLEKAKAIYSYVKQLFKYNGRRGKYSDEGIATAIDKHTGNDADINFSLINALNAAGFNAKAVLISTREHGKVNSLYPVVNDFDYLIARVDINNQTYLLDATDPLLPFGMLPMRCLNGRGRVFSMDGPSEWMDLNLQQKEKSTRTLDFTLGEDGKLKGTAIIYSTGYDAYEKRSAINKFNSTADYIDDFKSKSSKIKVLKAEITDVDSLDKPLIEKYDLEIDLFNKATGANDLAFNPFFWNKIDVNPFKLAERTYPVDMGMPSDERLTLTIHLPEQYTVATPPPVTGIAMPGNGGKFITNYEPGDHSFTFSHIIQFNKPVYDVNEYPYLKEFYNKIIQSEKAEILFKKKS
- a CDS encoding transglutaminase domain-containing protein; the encoded protein is MRTFLILVLSFCFAQLAAAQDFPYGQISTDELNMKKYAKDTSAHAVVLREYGKAQIVVANDDNLKIMFEYHVKIKIFDNKGFDEATKMVSLQNNDENSDEVEKVTGTTYFAGSDGSIQKAEFDPKKVYTSRDDKYQSTFKFTLPALVDGCVIEYTYRLVSPIGIHLYEFHPWAFQSDIPKVYSEFEAVIPGHFNYNASLRGFLKLTKNTSSVLTGCFSTHGAASDCSDIIYAMSDIPAFIEEDDMTSPKNYLSELSFDLVEFTNPYTGTVVKETKEWKDIDYLLKSSFAFGGQLKHKDLLKDRILPVYAGKTDDLEKAKAIYAYLQKWYKWNEYIGNGSDGVKKAFESHTGSVGDINMSLIIALNGAGINTEAVLLSTRDNGLLNDLYPAVNKFNYIIAKANIGDKSYLLDATDPLMPFGMLPLKCLNDRGRVFSLDKPSYWIDLNLPQKETSTSMMDLTLQDDGKIKGTITNYSIGYEAYKKRVAIKKFNTTDEYVEDIAGKFPKLKILKSEITNLDSLDKPVVEKYEVEINIYNKMGAGSLTFNPFFLDRMTTNPYKLTERSYPVDRGMPGDYRTTLLMHLPAQYVVDNPPKAVGIALPNNGGRFLTDFQASDDNTFTFSHIIQLNKSIYSSQEYPYLKELYNNIIQSEKAEMVFKKK